The following are encoded in a window of Hemicordylus capensis ecotype Gifberg chromosome 12, rHemCap1.1.pri, whole genome shotgun sequence genomic DNA:
- the CENPV gene encoding centromere protein V, with product MGKARRTPAAATTRKGPQSGGKKQAAAGSLNARDRASRSAGSLPGKELPSAEPSDELCALALGAQKERWLQFQKRQRVSCEEAVKLLLDTFEYRGLVKHTGGCHCGAVRFEVWASADLHVFDCNCSVCVKKQNRHFIVPASHFKLLKGADNLSTYTFNTHCAQHTFCKTCGVQSFYTPRSNPDGYGIAPHCLDEGSVSSVTVEAINGKEWEKAVKGHPTIRAMSKP from the exons ATGGGAAAGGCGAGGCGGACGCCCGCAGCTGCTACGACCCGCAAAGGCCCCCAGTCCGGGGGGAAGAAGCAGGCGGCCGCCGGGAGCCTCAACGCCCGGGATCGGGCCTCCAGAAGCGCCGGCTCGCTGCCTGGCAAAGAGCTGCCCAGCGCCGAGCCGTCGGACGAGCTGTGCGCGTTGGCCCTAGGGGCGCAGAAGGAGCGCTGGCTGCAGTTCCAGAAACGGCAGCGGGTGAGCTGCGAAGAGGCGGTCAAGCTCCTGCTGGACACCTT TGAGTACCGGGGACTGGTGAAGCACAcgggaggctgccactgtggaGCCGTTCGCTTCGAGGTCTGGGCCTCGGCTGACCTACACGTCTTTGACTGCAA cTGCAGCGTCTGCGTTAAGAAGCAGAACCGGCACTTCATCGTTCCTGCCTCACACTTCAAGTTGCTGAAg ggtgCTGACAACCTCTCCACCTACACCTTCAACACCCACTGTGCCCAGCACACCTTCTGCAAGACCTGCGGGGTCCAGAGCTTCTACACACCCCGCTCCAATCCAGATGGTTACG GAATAGCCCCACACTGCCTGGACGAGGGCTCCGTGAGCAGTGTCACCGTGGAAGCCATCAACGGGAAGGAGTGGGAGAAAGCCGTCAAGGGCCACCCCACCATTAGGGCCATGTCCAAACCGTGA